The genomic window ctgGCCTGTCGTATAATCCTAATGATatgagcttaaatagctatGCCCaaacacatggctgttcgatttcttttgttctttagataattcttatcaattgactggtgccatcaatgatccctgtggggccaattgtctgacatgGGGTTATCCAATAGGTGGTCCTGGATGGTAACGCCTTCCTCAGAAATTTACCCTGGAGCCCCCGAACAAGGCCACAATCTTTAGCGAAGCCAGGCCAAGAAAAAAGAACCCTTAGATAGGATGCCAAGGCGGTAGAGAAGAGGTGAAACTGCTCAAATCTATATCTAAAACAGTGCAATAAATTAGTTTTCATTGCTCGTGCTCGCTGAGGACAAGACCTGTCACGCCCCTTTTTGCGGGGGAGACCGTTGTTGTGCTCATGTATTAAAGTGGATTTATTGGTGACCTCACGCAGTGAAGAGGGACAGAGTGTGTGTAGTTTGGCCGCAATGGGTCACCTGTCACTGCGGTCTTATGCGTAAGCGTGTTAGACCACAGCGTCAGAGAGGGCCCGTCTGCGCTCCCTCGTAGGGAGGCAAGTGTCTGTATATTATAGTAGTGCTATATATAGAGGGAAGGTGGGAGGGTGAAACTCGAGTCTTGACTGCGTGAGAGATGATGAGATACCTGCTGAGGCGAGCAATTGACTCCCCGTGAGGTAGTTGCAGGAGGGAAGAAAACCCCTCAGTGAACCTTCCGAGCCGGGAAGTCTATTGTGCAGTGTGGTCATCACGTGAGGCAACCGCAATAAAACTACTCCCTGTCCAGCCTCCCCCGGAGTCCATGTTCCGAATTACGTATTAGTGGGCTTCCCCCCCTCATCTGAGTCGTCCGTCTCACTTgttcctgctcctccaggCCATGCCGTTCCTCTTCAATCCCCAAATCAACGGCACCTGGAGCAGGACCAGGATGGCGTAGATCGCGAACGCCCAGCCAGAACCGATCGCGCGGATGAGGGGTTCGAACGACGCCGTGCCTGCTCCCGCGCCCACGCAGCGGATGAGGTTGGACGCCGCTTGAGCTGTTGCCGAGCGGTGCGTGTTGTAGTCTGTGATGAGGGTGGCTGTCATCTGCGGGACGAGATTAGCGGGTGAAAGGATCGACTGGGGAGGGGGAAAAGTACCGTGAATAAGGCTCCCGCTGTAAGACCTGCTAGGGCTTGCATCGCTAGCATCGATGATATGTGCTTGGCAGTGTGAGTTctagaagggctataagagGATTAGGATCTCACTGTTTTGAACTCGACGACCAGGCCGTAGCCTACTGTTGTTAGGGCGCATATTATCGTGAGGAGGTAGGCTCCTTCGAGGCGAGTATGTTCAAGAGGGAAGCCTTCGATGTCTCCCACGCTGCGGGCATCTTCTACGCCTAGTCTGTGTCGGGTTCGGCGAAAGTTCCAGTCGATATACTTGCCTGTTATCAATCAGTTACTGTGGTCGGGGTGCTCAACTCAAGTTTACCTGTGACTTTTGCAGACACCGCTGAGCATACTCCGCAGGGGATGTAGATGAGGCCCGCCTGCAGGTAGTTCAGGTCGTATATCTCGATGCTCAGCGATGCAAGCGACGTCTGCAGCGTCATGATATTGACATACTGCAAGGCTCCGATCAGGATCGAGAAGAGAGACCCCTTGTCCATGAGCACGGGGAGGCAGGTCAGAGGGTTGGGGAATCGGCAGCCTCTCTTTTCACGAGGCTCGGCATCTCCTTGGCTCTGTCGAGTTGACCTTGAGGCCTTTGGGGATACCAGACTCCAGTATATCCCTCTGGCTGGCAGACTTCCATCTCCGACAATCTTTCTCTGCGTCTcgggaagaaggagggctAGTATCACGAGGGTTCCTCCagtgaggatggagaggaacCAAAAGATCCAGCGCCAGCCGAGTTTCTCTGCAAGTATACCTCCCAATACAGGCCCCAAACTCGGCGCCATTGTCGTGCTGGGTTCTCATGAGTCCAAACCCTGTCGTGGGTTGTTGGCCGCCACTTACAACAAAAAGATCGTCCCGATAAACGACCCCCTCTCCCCAGCAGTCGTAATATCCGCAACAACACCATACGCAACGCTCACCGTACCTGACGCCCCCGTGCTCAGTATCATCctcagcaccagcagcacGCTCCATCTAGTCAGATTCGCCATGCCCAGGTTCGCCGCCAGCATGAGCAGGAACATGAGGATGTACACGGGCTTGCGGCCGCTCTGGTCTGCAATATCGCCTATGAACGCGGGCGCGATGCCCGCGACTACTAGGTAGGATGTGACAGTGAGGTTCATGAGCGTGATGGAGACGCTGAGGTCGCGGGATATGGGGGTGAGGGCGGGGAGGTAGACGAAGCTGCTGAGGGTTGAGAACATTGCTGCGAAGGAGGTTATGAGGGAGATCCATCGCTTCTGCCACCGCGAGAAGATGGATGTGTTTTCGCGCCTTTGCACGGGGGCGCCTAGTTCTATGGCATCGGGGGCGTCGTCGTTTAGTTCTTTTGTCGGTGCGGATGCGAGGACGGGGGAATTGGGAGTGAGTATTGCGTTGGGAGTGGCCATTTCACAGCAGAAATAAGAAAACGGCTTATCTTACGAGCCTATGCTATTGACATCAATTCCTGAGGATAAATACAGGTCTATGAAGTATATATCTTCTGGAAGAGTTTTCGCCCTCACCGCTCTCGACGTCAAGACGGGAATCTCACCGCGTGAGTCATGGCCGGATTTTGTTGTTTCTAGAACAGCGATCACTCGACCACCTTCTCTGTTGAGAATAGGCCAACCGGGCGCATAGTCGGTTAACAAATCGCATTCCTCGTTTCTGCACATCACCAATTACATCCGAGCATCGGAGGTTTGTCTTACtgtacacacacacacacacacacacaagtCTATTACGCCCGGTAGGCCATGCCCAAAGGGCTCTGAAGCTAAAAACACATGCACATCTCCAGTTCttgccttgatctcgccaaGCCCTTGTGGATCCCGCCTTGTTCTTTTTGGTCTAGTCATCGCTCATATTCGGCAGCCACTTGAGGCTGTGAGCGATAGCTGCCAACTCAGCTGTGTACTATGCATAACCACCCTTTCGCCaggcaaaaaaagaaaaaaaaaagcactATTAAAACTCGTTAATTtcacttatataaaagttaggCAAAATAAATAGCTACCTAAAAGAAGTTATCTctactaattatagaaataattagaggtaattattttagctctaTATAGTTATGTGGGGTATGCGATATATATAGGCTAtgctattaaaatattattagtttaattactaagctccttattactcttttttatattttttagtttttgcttttaataataagaaaaaaatatctatctCATAGCTTTAATAGGAATATATAGagaataatatagctaaggctatattagatattactaataatagctttttaccTTTTTAAGTAGCTAAGAGATAGGGAGTGCCCTAAAGgactcttattaatagacttaatagctagatagctataaaaaagtaaatataatctcgctaatatttatctaagagttaagAGAATagattagctttatagattttttattaggAATTCTTAGGCTAtgctttatcttataattagatctgcgcttatattataggcttattaagataataaggtaaatatcccgagttaagatataattaagtaattagatttattaagcGCTACGTAGACCTtaagactaagataagtaaatactaagaagctAAAAGGTTTAActcttttatacttaaggtaatttattaatactttaatattaggaagggctaatatagctagattaagcttaaaaatactattaatattaataaaggaggtattataattagttttaataaatatttattcttatattttactagTTCTTAGATTCTAGCTAACTAACCCTTTTATTTAGGCCTAGATAGCTTggttattaaaagtatagacctaaagtataaggtatttcttaagggactataaatataaaattagactttatttattaatactaatactattaatagctatGCTATAATCcctagtataatctttaagggGAAAAAGctctaaaaataataatttcttaagaaatttaagaaaataataaactaatattatataactttgcCTAATTGTGACAATCatgtgtttcccaagggataaaccagtcatactaggtttatattagcagagaatCAAGTAGCATACTCTAAGGCaaagggtataagttatatctagtaatatactcaaaggtattatatataactaagttatattaatagctaaggtagctactatataaaaaagtataataagtatattatatactttagtataataaggcagattataatagattataacttatagggcctaagctgTTATAATCCTATTTATTAGATCAGAGGGGATCATAGCCTATAGGGCGTAATCTATTCCAATCCATTCCTAATTAGTGCAATAATATAAGTCCTTCTAGTCACATAGCCTCATAGTtccttaggctataatataatatctcccctctattagtcttatccctAAGGCCAtatctataaccttagttattttatatatatatattaatctttaacctataaaaatcttttttattaatatatctagctatcttttcctttctaagaaataattagctattattaaactaggtaatat from Fusarium falciforme chromosome 2, complete sequence includes these protein-coding regions:
- a CDS encoding Quinidine resistance protein 1, producing the protein MATPNAILTPNSPVLASAPTKELNDDAPDAIELGAPVQRRENTSIFSRWQKRWISLITSFAAMFSTLSSFVYLPALTPISRDLSVSITLMNLTVTSYLVVAGIAPAFIGDIADQSGRKPVYILMFLLMLAANLGMANLTRWSVLLVLRMILSTGASGTVSVAYGVVADITTAGERGSFIGTIFLFTTMAPSLGPVLGGILAEKLGWRWIFWFLSILTGGTLVILALLLPETQRKIVGDGSLPARGIYWSLVSPKASRSTRQSQGDAEPREKRGCRFPNPLTCLPVLMDKGSLFSILIGALQYVNIMTLQTSLASLSIEIYDLNYLQAGLIYIPCGVCSAVSAKVTGKYIDWNFRRTRHRLGVEDARSVGDIEGFPLEHTRLEGAYLLTIICALTTVGYGLVVEFKTMTATLITDYNTHRSATAQAASNLIRCVGAGAGTASFEPLIRAIGSGWAFAIYAILVLLQVPLIWGLKRNGMAWRSRNK